CATTTTAGTTCCAGCATCAGCCGTTTCCTTGATATCGTCGCATTTGGAAATATTCACTTAACTGgcattttgttacaaaaataataagttctAGTACATTATTCACATAACTGATAACATTTccaatttctttttttctctcgagattgtgaactgtctAAAGATCGTACACCGTAACACACTGCTTAgaatttaacgcattacttttcagtagattataatctaacgaaGGTacgtataattaatgttaaattataaaaattctaacctgaccgaaatatcataaactttgatgtttattttgagttaaatcaccgtttacaatattttagcAGCTTactatctcgcgagatagattactatctaacggtatttaaaaTTCTAGTGATATATATAATCTAAGAATACACATTAAACTATTTTGATTCCTGTCACCATACGACGGTTTTCATATCACAAGTGAGATATAAAGTGAATTCTTTCAAAGTAACATACTTGAgagaagattttttaaaatataaacaaagaaacGTACCTTCAATGGACTCCCCTGGTTAATATCATAGACCCTCAACTCGGAATCCATTGATATGGACACGAATATACCCGGTCTTTGATAACTGAAGGCCACATCGAGAACGCAAGTACCATGCCCCTCGAGGACATCATAAACCGGATCAACGCCTTCAACTTCCGCCTTGATCTTGCATAAAAACAATTTCCCAGTCTTCGTTCCCACCACGAAGACGTCATCGGGGACTTTTTCGTCAGTTGGGCGTAGCGGATAGAttacaatgaaatcaaaacatgtTATATCTGGGGCCAATTTCTGATCACCATTGATATGGtaacaaactatattttcaaatactttttgATCGGCGTTCACTTGCCATGCGTTAAGGGTGCCATCACATCCAGCAGAAAATAGAACCtggtttaagtttaaattttaatagagtTCATTACACAGACAAAATCATACATTTTAAACACACAACTATGCACTTAAATaaggatttatataaataataatgttatctgAAAACCTGATCAGCAGCTCCACGTCGTTTCCCTTTGCCGGTAATCTGCATCATCAAGAAAATGTTCGCTAACGGCGCGTCTGCCCAGCGCAGAGCCGAGACCCGTCTAGAACCGTGACACCCGGCCGGTGAAGCCAACTGAGTACCTTCATCCAAGCTGCCATTTCTCAAATTACAAAGTACAATTTCACCAGAGGTGGTCCCGTAAGCCAACAAGGCGGCGACCGTTGGGTGGTACTTTAAAACACTAACACAATCTTTTTCAGTGACGTCCATAGCTTGGACGAATCTTTCCTCGCTCCTCTTCAGCATAAATACTTTGATAAGGCCGGAATTCTGACACCACGTTTCGTGTTGCATCGCGCCGATGGACACAGCGATAGAATTACCGGCGCTGCTCCAAGTGACACCCAATATCGAAGTGTCATGGTCGCCACACCCGAGTCCGTGCTTGAGTTTGATCTCTTGCAATAATTTCGCGACAATGACGTCTTCTTCGTCTGAATCTGAGGATTCGTTAATGAATTCTCTGTCGTTCTGTTCCAATTGCTCCATCATAGCTGGAGCAACTCTCCTGAGGAATTCGTTCAAACCCGAGGGTATTTCTGATATCTCGTTTGTGCCTCCGTCTTCAGGCTGGGTCATGCAGCCTTTGTCTTTCGACATGGACGTTTGAGAAGCGACGCCCTGCTCACTGAACTCCGTGGTCTGAGCTGAGCTGCTAGCGAGGGATCGGGGGTCTTGAATAATACAGTCGAAGCCTACAGCTTCGCTGTCATACCCACTTAAACCAGACATGCTTGTATTTTCAGCAAATTTTAGACCgttagtgttttgttttgtatgtgTTGCACGTTGCCATGGTAACGAGCCATGTGTATACAAATTGTTGCCAAGTATTTTGTGTTTAAcagaagttataaaataatatattttaaggttttacaCGGAATGTACAAGTTTcgtataaaaaatctttaatgttttaattgtccttttttcaaatcaaatcaaatcaaaatatactttattcaagtaagcttttacgagcacttttgaatcgtcatttaacaaactatttacagtaaagctaccaccggttcggaaggtagattctacggagaaaaaccggcaaaagactcagtagttactctttttcaacatctaaatattttcagtcatgttagttaaatacaattatgtatgtatgtcatgtctcctgcctggaagtcttttttatcatcaatataatcttgtatcgaaaaatatgccttctttaccaatgtattttttacaaatttatctatctgccaaatttcaagtttgtagatgttatagtttctgagatttacGACTAATCAGTAAAGGATGTTCACtttaatatactcgtatattagaTTAAGAGCacagatttttgtattattttgtagagATTTTGGGGCGTTATATAGGCGAGTTAGTTATAAGTAGCTACATAAAGGCACGCTCCagcctttttaaaaatatttagcctATGTAAATGAATATGTTGTCAAATGTCTTCCTTTGATCTTCCGTTCTTTTAAAATTGAGTTGCTGTTGCTCGATGTCGTCCAAGTTATCTCTAAAGGACATctataactttaataatcaGGTCTCTAATCCTGttatatccttatattttgaacataatTGGTCGTTAATAATTCGTAAAAATAGTGACAGATCTCGGGCACTCACTATAAATGACTAAAAACATCATATGCTGACGCCGAATTTTTGGAACAGAAGACTTATtagagataaacaaatctttcatatataattttcgtGTCGGGTATTTTGGACAGCATTCGTTTCGAAttaaaacatttggataaaatACTGCCACGTGAATATTAACCATGAACAGACTAGTGTGATAGAATTACCTTCAAGTCTTCTACTTTATAAGAGGACAAAAGTATTTTCCATTGgtgagaaattttaaaacagtttggTTTTAtatctgagccgagatggcccactggttagaacacgtacatcttaaccgatgatttcgggttcaaacccggacaagcaccactgaattttcatgtgtatttataattcatctcgtgctcggcggtgaaggaaaaaatcgtgaggaaacctgcatgtgtctaatctcaacgaaattttgttttattttttttattattaatatattcaaacttatataataataaaccttatgataaataaaacgacacattaaattcaacacttttatattatatattttcaatcaacttaataaaatacattttatggcATCGAATACGTGACCGTGTGACGTGCGgttgaaatgtcaaaatgtgtAGACGTGAAATTCTCTTAAAATGGCGGGAgatcaatgttttatatatatatttgctatttCAACAGTTCGTTAACTGATCTTCGATGTTCCATTACGTTTTGCTATCCAtcgtatttactttttttataaataaaaataaatttaaacctcAAATTAACAACCAagctgtttttatatattttatgattagtaaaaaataaattttttgttGACCTtcaattcaatatcaaattatttataaccacagcctaaaaaactaaaaataaaaaaaataatgacaagttgaaatataaaaaaatgatttcccGCCAACTTAAGTGAGCTAAGCGTGGCAATGTGATACAGATccaataaaacgaaattaacataaataataaaggttAAAAATTAGTAAGTTTAACATTCGAGCCTCATTGGTTGAAAATATGGACTATAGAAGTAAGAAGTATGTCTGCGTACAAAGAGTTCCGCAAAATATATGACattaatttattggtttttCTCACAGGAAACGGAATTAAAACCAATTATACATTCGCcttcaaaattttcaaataattccgTTAGTAAATAGACCACATAATTATATCGGTAGACCGTTATTTGAGTAAAGACCTCCATTGTTTTTAACGTCAATATTGACAGACAGAACAGATGCTTAGGGTagccatcttttttttttttttaattgattaattattataagacacgaacgacatttatttttttatcatctgtgatatattatattgattatattaaattacgcTAGCTTCtgttaagttaattataattaaaaaatgaataaatattaccatattaaagatataatgaTCAGATACTTTGGTacttgaattaatataattaaattacgtcAAATGGGTAGTAGAGGTGATGACATACTGGGCATTTAGCATTTGCACTAGTCGtatggaattaaaattatttcgattttcAAGAATTGTGACTAGAGACGCCATCGCTTCGTCTCTCTCGCACTTGTTGCATTTACTTGATTTGAATAGAGAAAGGgcatgtttaattatatttcttaatggtTTAGtctctatataatttttattaaattaaaattcgaccGCTGTTAGAATGCTTGTCTGACATCTGTCTGTTGGTCAcgaatataatctatatatataataaaagtgcagtgtctgtttgtaatattaaaattaccgcttttactaaatgcatatgtatgtatacacggtacttATAccaaagaaacattttttacaatttttgtttgtccgttgttccggctaatctctggaacggctgaaccgattttgatgggtctttcactggcagatagctgatgtaataacaAGTAACTAAGACTttagtttgattttaaaattatatataacataataataaatctgcGCaccgaacaatattttttttttgttacattcaaACGCGGCTGAAGTCGCGGGCATAGctagtgtaatataataaaattaaaaattcgcaAGTGACTttgacgaaataatctgtgccctctcgttacaaataaaagtcaaaagtaaaaaaaaaaaacactacagATAATAACGGATAGTAACAGAGTAGTGTAGagttaaaaaaggttttatttttaaaattatagtacaagaatattaattatatagtttttaatgatGTTAGTTAATAGCTTTAcggtaatttatttcattaattcaaaCATCGATTTCATCAAACGCATTCTATCATCGGTCGAAAATTAATAgttacaattaaacaaaaatacaatataagttGAACTGACAAAGGAAATAGGAAAATTTTACTTacgaattacattaatttatgtagaaaattctataaaagctatataatatattataactttaataaactttagagtcatttaatttaagtgcaatttaaaaattatcttcaAAATTGTTTCAACTGACttactgatttattttttaatgtatcgactaaaattatataaaaataacaattcgagacaaaatattaatgagaCTAAAAAATGatagaa
Above is a genomic segment from Vanessa tameamea isolate UH-Manoa-2023 chromosome 29, ilVanTame1 primary haplotype, whole genome shotgun sequence containing:
- the LOC113404283 gene encoding cytoplasmic dynein 2 intermediate chain 2-like; the encoded protein is MSGLSGYDSEAVGFDCIIQDPRSLASSSAQTTEFSEQGVASQTSMSKDKGCMTQPEDGGTNEISEIPSGLNEFLRRVAPAMMEQLEQNDREFINESSDSDEEDVIVAKLLQEIKLKHGLGCGDHDTSILGVTWSSAGNSIAVSIGAMQHETWCQNSGLIKVFMLKRSEERFVQAMDVTEKDCVSVLKYHPTVAALLAYGTTSGEIVLCNLRNGSLDEGTQLASPAGCHGSRRVSALRWADAPLANIFLMMQITGKGKRRGAADQVLFSAGCDGTLNAWQVNADQKVFENIVCYHINGDQKLAPDITCFDFIVIYPLRPTDEKVPDDVFVVGTKTGKLFLCKIKAEVEGVDPVYDVLEGHGTCVLDVAFSYQRPGIFVSISMDSELRVYDINQGSPLKILCLDIPISCMSWLSPPCVVLGLSGCEESLRVYNVNSGRFVPVTGMNGCGDVTCVSVNQFGSCRVAAGDSDGNVKIWELPTRHIKLSDDDLDF